The genome window GGTCGGGTCGCATTCAGCGGTCGATCGCGGCAGCCTCGATGACACCGTGATCGGCGCGGGGACAAAAATCGACAACCAGGTCCATATTGCCCACAACGTCCGCATGGGGCGTGGGTGCCTCATCATGGCCGGCGTGGGCGTGGCCGGGAGCACCCGGTTGGGGAACGGCGTCATCCTCGCCGGCCAGGTCGGGGTGGTCGGCCACGTCATGCTGGGGGACGGCGTCCGGGTGAGCGCGCAGTCCGGCATCGGCCAGGACGTCCCGGCGGGGACCGACATGGGTGGCAGCCCCGCGCGCCGTCAGCGCGATTACCTGCGTGCGCAATCCGCCCTCTACCGGGTGGCCAAGATCATCAACCAGCTCGAAGAACTCGTGACGAAGCGAGGTGACCGTGGCTAGGCGAACCATCGAGCGGGAAGTTGCCCTGACTGGGGCGGGCCTTCACACAGGTGCGAGCGTGACGGTGACGTTCCGTCCTGCTCCAGCGGGCCGGCGGGTGGTCTTCCGCCGCACGGACCTGCCAGGCACGCCGGAAATCGCCGCCCGCTTGGAAGAGGTCGAGGCGACCGACCGGCGGACGGTGCTCGGCCAGGGCGACCAGGCCATTCATACCGTCGAGCATGTGCTGGCGGCCGTCGGTGCGCTGGCCATCGACGATCTCTACATCGATCTCGACGGTCCGGAGCCTCCGGCGCTGGACGGTTCGTTCCAACCCTGGTTCGAGGCGCTGCAGGGTGCCGGAGAACTGATGCAGGAAGGCGATCCGGTCGTCTTCCGGGTGCTCGCGCCTTTCACCGTCACGGAGGGTGGGTCGAGCTACGTGGTCTCTCCGGCGGGGTCGGGCAGGGTCACGGTCGCCATCGACTTTCCCCACCCGCTCATCGGATCACAGGCCGGCAGCTACGAAGTGACGGCCGAGGTGTTCGGTCGCGAACTTGCCGGCGCACGGACCTTCGGGTTCGTCCATGAGGTCGAAGGGCTCAAGGCCAAGGGGCTCATCCAGGGGGCCTCGACGGCCAACGCTGTCGTCCTGACCGACACCGGACTTACCGAGGGCACCACCTTGCGCTGGCCCGACGAGTTCGTGCGGCACAAGGCGGCGGACCTGGTGGGCGACCTTACCCTGATCGGCGGACGGGTGCAGGCCCATATCGTGGCCACCCGACCGAGCCATCAGGGCAACATCGCCTTGGCGCGGGCGATTGCGCGGACCGGGCAGCGGGAGGGCGGTATCGCGATGGACATCGGGCGGATCCTGGACGTGATCCCCCATCGCTACCCCTTTCTCCTGGTCGACCGGATCATCGAGATCGAGGGCAAGAAGCGGATCGTCGGCATCAAGAACGTCACCATCAACGAACCGTTCTTCCAGGGCCACTTCCCGGGGCATCCGATCATGCCCGGCGTGCTGATCATCGAGGCGATGGCGCAGGTCGGCGGGATGCTGGTGCTCGGCTCGCTCGTGGAGATGACCGAGGAGAAGGTCATCTACTTCATGTCGCTCGACAAGGTGAAGTTCCGGCGGCCGGTGCTGCCCGGCGACCAGCTCCGGTTCGAGCTCGAGATGATCCAGTTCCGCGGGAAGACGTGCAAGATGCAGGGCGTCGCGTATGTGGACGGGAAGGTGGCCGTCGAGGCCGAAATGATGGCCGCCGTGGTGGACAGGTGACCACCCGCATCCACCCGACCGCGCTCGTCGATCCCGGCGCGCATCTCGGGCAGGATGTCGACGTCGGGCCGTTCGCGATCATCGGGCCCGATGTCGTGGTGGGGGACCGGTGCCGCATCGGCCCCCGGGCCACGCTCGAACGGTACGTGCGCCTTGCGGCCAGTGTCGCCGTCGGCGAGGGTTCGATCCTTGGCGGGCCGCCCCAGGACTTCAAGTTCAAGGACGAGGAAACCTGGGTGGAGGTGGGGGAGGGGACAGTCATCCGCGAATACGTCACGGTCAATCGCGGCACGGCCGCCACCGGCAAGACGATCGTCGGCGCCAGCTGTTTCCTGATGTCGTACGTCCACATCGCGCACGACTGCCGGGTCGGCGATCGTGTCATCATCGCCAACAGCACGCAGATCGCCGGGCACGTGACCATCCACGACTATGCCAACCTCAGCGGCCTGGCCGCGGTGCACCAGTTCGTGACCATCGGCAGCTACGCATTCGTCAGCGGTTGCACCCGGGTCAACCAGGACGTGCCGCCATACGTGAAAGCCGCCGGTAACCCCATGGAACTCTACGGGCTGAACTCCATCGGCCTGCAGCGTGCGGGGTTTGCCCCGCAGACCATCGCGGGCCTCAAGCGGGCCTATCGGTTGTTCTTCAACTCCGACCTCAACCTGGGGCAGGCCATCGAGCGCGCGCGGCTCGACCTGCCGGACCTTCCGGAAATCGAACGGTTCATTGGATTCGTGGAATCCTCGGGGCGGGGCGTCCCGGCGTGAGCGCGAAGCTCCCGGTCGGGGTGATCGGTGTCGGGGCCCTCGGCCGGCACCACGCGCGGCACCTCTCGACGCTCGACGGGGTGCAGCTTGTGGGCGTGTACGATGCGAACCCCGACACCGCCGCGCGGGTGGGTGCGGAGGTCGGGGCCCCGGTGGTGAGCGAGGTCGATGCGCTGCTCGAGCAGGTCGAAGCGGTGTCCATTGCCGTACCCACCTCCGCCCACGCGGAGGTGGGGTTGCGTGCGCTGGAGCGCGGGGTGTCGGTCCTGATGGAGAAGCCGCTCGCGGCCACCCTGGCCGAGGCTGATGCGCTCGTGGCGGCGGCCGATCGTGCGGGCGTGGTGTTGCACGTCGGTCAGATCGAACGCTTCAACCGCGCGGTACGCGCGGCGCTGCCTGCGGTGGAGAATCCCCGGTATATCGAGGCCGAGCGCATCGCGCCCTATTCCCCGAGGGGAACGGACGTGTCGGTGGTGTTGGACCTCATGATCCACGACCTCGACCTCCTGCTCGCCCTCACCGGATCGCCGGAGGTGACCGATGTCCGGGCCATCGGCGCGTCGGTCCTCTCGTCCCACCTCGACATGGTCAATGCGCGGCTGGAGTTGCCGGGCGGCACGGTGGCGTCCATCACCGCCTCCAGGCTCGGCCGCCATCGGGTGCGTCGGGTGCGGATCTACCAGGACACGGGCTACCTGACGCTGGACCTCTCCACCGGGCAAGCGTCCTTCCTGCGGGTCAGGCCCAGCTGGAAGCGTGGAACGGGAACCAGCCTCGCGGAAGTGGTGGAGGAGATCGTGCTCGAGGCCTCGGAGGGAGACGCGCTGCGGCTCGAGTTGACGGAATTTGTCCGCGCGGCGCGCGGCGAGCCGAATCGTGGCGTGACGGGCGTCGGGGGACGGGCGGCGCTCGAGCTGGCCCTCCGTGTCGGCGCGGTCGTGCGGGCGACATGACCGCAGCCGCCCCACGGATTCTGGTGTCCGCGGGGGAGCCATCCGGGGACCTGCACGGCGCGGAAGTCGTCTCGGCCCTCCGCGCCCGCTGGCCGGGGGCGCAGATCGACGGGGTCGGCGGGCCGCGCATGGCGGCCGCCGGGGCAGAGTTGCTCTTTGCGATGGAACGGCTCAGCGCCATGGGGGCCGTCGAAATTCTCCGTCGCATTCCGGCGCACGTCGAATTGTACCGGCAGCTCCGCGCGGATTTTCGCCGGGGACGATGGGATCTCTACCTGCCGATCGACTACCCGGGCTTCCACCTGCGGACGGCGCGGGCGGCCCGGAAGGCGGGGACCAGGGTCTTGTACTATATCCCGCCGCAGCTCTGGGCCTGGCGCCCGGGGCGGGCCCGCACGCTGGCGGCGGCGGTCGACCGGCTCGCAGTGGTGTTGCCGTTCGAGCCGGCATTTTTTGCCGGCCTGGGGCTGTCGGCGGACTACGTGGGGCATCCGCTCCTCGACCGTCCGGCACCACCGAGCCGCGCGGCGGCACGCGCGGCACTGGGCATCGCCGCCGAGGCGCGGGTGCTCGCGCTCTTTCCCGGGAGCCGGGAGCA of Gemmatimonadales bacterium contains these proteins:
- the lpxC gene encoding UDP-3-O-acyl-N-acetylglucosamine deacetylase, whose protein sequence is MARRTIEREVALTGAGLHTGASVTVTFRPAPAGRRVVFRRTDLPGTPEIAARLEEVEATDRRTVLGQGDQAIHTVEHVLAAVGALAIDDLYIDLDGPEPPALDGSFQPWFEALQGAGELMQEGDPVVFRVLAPFTVTEGGSSYVVSPAGSGRVTVAIDFPHPLIGSQAGSYEVTAEVFGRELAGARTFGFVHEVEGLKAKGLIQGASTANAVVLTDTGLTEGTTLRWPDEFVRHKAADLVGDLTLIGGRVQAHIVATRPSHQGNIALARAIARTGQREGGIAMDIGRILDVIPHRYPFLLVDRIIEIEGKKRIVGIKNVTINEPFFQGHFPGHPIMPGVLIIEAMAQVGGMLVLGSLVEMTEEKVIYFMSLDKVKFRRPVLPGDQLRFELEMIQFRGKTCKMQGVAYVDGKVAVEAEMMAAVVDR
- the lpxA gene encoding acyl-ACP--UDP-N-acetylglucosamine O-acyltransferase, with product MTTRIHPTALVDPGAHLGQDVDVGPFAIIGPDVVVGDRCRIGPRATLERYVRLAASVAVGEGSILGGPPQDFKFKDEETWVEVGEGTVIREYVTVNRGTAATGKTIVGASCFLMSYVHIAHDCRVGDRVIIANSTQIAGHVTIHDYANLSGLAAVHQFVTIGSYAFVSGCTRVNQDVPPYVKAAGNPMELYGLNSIGLQRAGFAPQTIAGLKRAYRLFFNSDLNLGQAIERARLDLPDLPEIERFIGFVESSGRGVPA
- a CDS encoding Gfo/Idh/MocA family oxidoreductase; its protein translation is MSAKLPVGVIGVGALGRHHARHLSTLDGVQLVGVYDANPDTAARVGAEVGAPVVSEVDALLEQVEAVSIAVPTSAHAEVGLRALERGVSVLMEKPLAATLAEADALVAAADRAGVVLHVGQIERFNRAVRAALPAVENPRYIEAERIAPYSPRGTDVSVVLDLMIHDLDLLLALTGSPEVTDVRAIGASVLSSHLDMVNARLELPGGTVASITASRLGRHRVRRVRIYQDTGYLTLDLSTGQASFLRVRPSWKRGTGTSLAEVVEEIVLEASEGDALRLELTEFVRAARGEPNRGVTGVGGRAALELALRVGAVVRAT
- the lpxB gene encoding lipid-A-disaccharide synthase — translated: MTAAAPRILVSAGEPSGDLHGAEVVSALRARWPGAQIDGVGGPRMAAAGAELLFAMERLSAMGAVEILRRIPAHVELYRQLRADFRRGRWDLYLPIDYPGFHLRTARAARKAGTRVLYYIPPQLWAWRPGRARTLAAAVDRLAVVLPFEPAFFAGLGLSADYVGHPLLDRPAPPSRAAARAALGIAAEARVLALFPGSREQEVRSHWETFLAVAARLRAEGRCDEVVVAVTPAGRYPDPGGAHLHADGRLVLAAADACLAKSGTTTLEAALADVPMAVAYRMNPLTFALARRVVTVQWVALVNLVAGREVVPEFLQEEMTVPALAAALGDLLSEGHPRRLAQQVGLAEVRGLLGAPGASARVAAMAGELLDR